One genomic segment of Thermovibrio guaymasensis includes these proteins:
- a CDS encoding metal-dependent transcriptional regulator encodes MEREDKLAPRLEDYLETIYLLEKKNKVARVKEIASARKVKMPTVTEVLKRLTEKGYIVYEPYGYVVTTEKGKEYAEKLYSKHRVLISFLKDILGLPYDKAEREGCLIEHHLSEETVRKIEKLTEKLKEMGFKME; translated from the coding sequence ATGGAAAGGGAAGATAAACTTGCTCCAAGGCTTGAGGATTACCTCGAAACTATTTACCTTCTGGAGAAGAAGAACAAAGTTGCAAGGGTTAAGGAAATCGCGTCTGCCCGTAAAGTTAAGATGCCGACTGTTACAGAAGTATTGAAGAGGCTTACTGAGAAGGGCTATATTGTTTATGAGCCTTACGGTTACGTTGTAACGACCGAAAAGGGAAAGGAGTACGCTGAGAAACTCTACTCAAAGCACAGAGTTTTAATTTCCTTCTTGAAGGACATTCTTGGTCTTCCTTACGATAAGGCAGAAAGGGAAGGGTGTCTCATTGAACACCACCTTTCAGAAGAAACGGTTAGGAAGATAGAAAAATTAACTGAGAAACTAAAAGAAATGGGCTTTAAAATGGAGTAG
- the ppsA gene encoding phosphoenolpyruvate synthase, which yields MKVDTNKKEEEEVEKSVLWLEEVGIEDIPLVGGKNASLGEMKRALSPKGVKIPDAFVITANAYRYFIRFNNLEAKIREILKGLNVNDVDDLHRRGEKIRELIKSGKFPEDLKELIKRYYRGLSEKFGVENVDVAVRSSATAEDLPNASFAGQQETFLNVKGIENLLNAVKKCFASLFTDRAISYRETFGFDHFKVALAVGVQKMVRSDLASSGVGFSLDTESGFKDVVLITGSYGLGEMVVKGAVTPDEWLVFKPTLKKGFKAIIEKKLGEKNQKMIYGDSEKEPVKVVPVPLSDREKFCLSDEEVLKLANWICEIENYYSEKNGRWTPMDVEWAKDGEIGELYIVQARPETVHSRKDYSKIAVFKVTEPPQERRKKVLVEGIAVGRKIAEGKVKILMSVEEAGRFQEGDVLVTDMTDPDWEPIMKKASAIVTNRGGRTCHAAIVARELGVPAVVGTGNATGVLKENQFVTVSCAEGEVGYVYDGKIEYTVEEVDLRELPKPKTPIMFNIATPEGAFDLSFLPNDGVGLAREEFIINNYIGIHPNALINFEKLKEEEPEIAQEIERRTVGYENKKEFYVDKLAFGIGKIAAAFYPKPVIVRFSDFKSNEYANLLGGKLFEPKEENPMLGWRGASRYYSPQFSEAFGLECMAIKKVREEMGLDNVIVMIPFCRTPEEAKRVLEVMEKFGLKRREKDLKVYVMCEIPSNVILFEEFAKYFDGFSIGSNDLTQLTLGVDRDSSLVAHIYDERNEAVKWMVSRAIKEGKRVGRKVGICGQAPSDHPDFAQFIVKEGIDTISINPDSILEVIRAVYQIEKELGIHKGD from the coding sequence ATGAAAGTGGACACTAACAAAAAAGAGGAGGAAGAGGTGGAGAAGTCAGTCCTTTGGCTCGAAGAGGTAGGAATAGAAGATATCCCTTTGGTAGGCGGTAAAAATGCCTCTCTTGGAGAGATGAAGAGAGCTCTATCTCCAAAGGGGGTAAAAATACCAGATGCTTTCGTCATAACCGCCAATGCCTACAGGTACTTCATTAGGTTCAATAACCTTGAAGCGAAAATAAGAGAAATTCTTAAGGGCCTTAATGTAAACGACGTTGACGACCTTCATAGGAGAGGAGAAAAGATCAGGGAATTAATAAAGAGCGGAAAGTTTCCGGAGGACTTAAAGGAACTAATAAAAAGGTATTATAGGGGGCTCTCTGAGAAGTTTGGAGTAGAGAACGTTGACGTTGCCGTTCGTTCTTCAGCAACCGCAGAGGACCTACCAAACGCGTCCTTTGCCGGCCAGCAGGAGACCTTTTTAAACGTAAAGGGCATAGAAAATCTACTCAACGCAGTAAAGAAGTGTTTTGCCTCCCTCTTCACAGACAGGGCAATCTCATACAGGGAAACCTTTGGATTTGACCACTTTAAGGTAGCACTTGCCGTCGGAGTTCAGAAGATGGTTCGTTCAGACCTTGCCTCTTCAGGAGTCGGTTTTTCACTTGATACAGAGAGCGGTTTTAAGGACGTTGTTCTAATTACAGGTTCTTACGGGCTTGGTGAAATGGTTGTAAAGGGAGCAGTTACCCCGGATGAGTGGCTCGTATTTAAACCAACGTTAAAGAAGGGATTTAAAGCAATTATTGAGAAGAAGCTGGGTGAAAAGAATCAGAAAATGATTTACGGGGACAGTGAAAAAGAACCGGTTAAAGTGGTTCCGGTTCCTCTATCTGACAGGGAAAAGTTCTGTCTTTCAGATGAGGAGGTTCTAAAGTTAGCGAACTGGATATGTGAAATTGAAAACTACTACTCTGAGAAAAACGGCAGGTGGACTCCTATGGACGTTGAGTGGGCAAAGGATGGGGAAATAGGGGAGCTCTACATAGTCCAAGCAAGGCCCGAAACGGTCCATTCAAGGAAAGATTACTCAAAAATAGCAGTTTTCAAAGTAACAGAACCTCCGCAGGAGAGGAGGAAGAAAGTCTTAGTAGAGGGGATCGCTGTTGGGAGGAAAATTGCAGAAGGTAAGGTAAAAATTCTCATGTCGGTAGAAGAAGCAGGAAGGTTTCAGGAAGGGGACGTTCTCGTAACGGACATGACCGACCCAGACTGGGAACCGATAATGAAGAAGGCCTCCGCAATCGTGACAAACAGGGGAGGTAGGACTTGCCATGCGGCAATAGTTGCAAGGGAGCTTGGAGTTCCTGCAGTTGTTGGAACTGGAAACGCCACAGGAGTCCTAAAGGAAAACCAGTTCGTAACAGTTTCCTGTGCAGAGGGAGAAGTAGGGTATGTTTACGACGGGAAAATTGAGTACACCGTTGAAGAGGTAGATTTAAGGGAGCTCCCGAAACCCAAAACCCCAATAATGTTTAACATAGCAACACCTGAAGGAGCCTTTGACCTTTCATTCCTCCCAAACGATGGAGTTGGACTTGCAAGGGAAGAGTTCATAATAAACAACTACATCGGAATACACCCAAATGCACTCATTAACTTTGAGAAATTAAAGGAAGAGGAACCTGAAATTGCCCAGGAAATAGAGAGGAGAACGGTAGGGTACGAAAACAAAAAAGAATTTTACGTAGATAAACTCGCCTTTGGAATCGGAAAGATAGCAGCAGCCTTTTATCCAAAACCCGTTATAGTGAGGTTTTCAGACTTTAAATCGAACGAGTATGCAAACTTACTCGGAGGAAAGCTCTTTGAGCCGAAAGAGGAAAACCCAATGCTCGGATGGAGGGGGGCTTCAAGGTACTACTCTCCTCAGTTTTCAGAGGCCTTCGGACTTGAGTGTATGGCGATAAAGAAAGTAAGGGAGGAGATGGGGCTTGATAACGTAATAGTTATGATTCCCTTCTGCAGAACACCGGAGGAGGCAAAAAGAGTACTTGAAGTAATGGAGAAGTTTGGTCTAAAGAGGAGAGAAAAGGACTTGAAAGTCTACGTTATGTGTGAAATACCCTCAAACGTTATCCTTTTTGAGGAGTTTGCAAAATACTTTGACGGGTTCTCAATAGGTTCAAACGACCTAACACAGCTAACCTTGGGGGTTGATAGGGACTCCTCCTTGGTAGCCCACATATACGACGAGAGGAACGAAGCAGTTAAGTGGATGGTCTCAAGAGCAATTAAGGAAGGCAAGAGGGTCGGAAGGAAAGTTGGAATATGCGGTCAAGCTCCTTCAGACCACCCAGACTTTGCACAGTTCATAGTTAAGGAAGGAATAGACACGATTTCAATTAACCCAGACTCAATACTTGAAGTAATTAGGGCCGTTTACCAGATAGAGAAAGAACTCGGAATCCATAAGGGAGATTGA
- a CDS encoding hydroxyacid dehydrogenase: MKVAFFELEGWEEPIIRRELEGKGFEIVKLSKEPLKRSDLPKLKEVEAISVFIYSRIDKEVIKELPNLKIVMTRSTGFDHIDVEEAKRRGIAICNVPDYGMETVSEYTLMLILALLRRLKKTLERTCRGIFSREGLRGRELEGKTVGVIGTGRIGSRLIKLLSGFDLRILAYDIKPKEELVRKYGVAYTSLEDLLKEADIVTLHVPYLPSTHHLINRENVKLMKRGSYLINTSRGSVVETEAIVEALKEGRLEGVALDTFEGEEVWTEEELIIFRGEKDVSPEILKKAIESFSLTQFDNVILTPHNAYNTEEAIERILRKTLQNLIDFKEKGRCKYPV, encoded by the coding sequence ATGAAAGTTGCTTTCTTTGAGCTTGAAGGCTGGGAAGAGCCTATAATCAGAAGAGAACTTGAAGGAAAGGGATTTGAGATAGTTAAGTTGAGTAAAGAACCATTAAAGAGGAGTGACCTTCCCAAGTTAAAAGAAGTTGAGGCCATATCTGTGTTCATTTACTCAAGGATAGATAAAGAAGTAATTAAGGAGCTCCCAAACCTAAAGATAGTAATGACCCGTTCAACAGGCTTTGACCATATTGACGTTGAGGAGGCAAAAAGGAGGGGAATAGCCATCTGCAACGTCCCAGACTACGGAATGGAGACGGTTTCAGAGTACACGCTTATGCTGATTCTAGCCCTCTTAAGGAGACTTAAGAAAACGTTGGAGAGAACCTGCAGGGGTATCTTCTCAAGGGAAGGACTAAGGGGAAGGGAACTTGAAGGGAAAACCGTTGGAGTTATAGGAACGGGAAGGATCGGTTCAAGGCTAATTAAGCTCCTATCTGGATTTGATTTAAGAATCTTGGCTTACGATATTAAACCTAAGGAAGAGTTAGTCCGTAAGTACGGTGTTGCGTATACCTCTTTGGAAGATCTCCTTAAGGAAGCGGACATCGTAACTCTCCACGTTCCTTACCTTCCTTCAACCCATCACCTGATTAACAGGGAAAACGTTAAGCTGATGAAGAGGGGAAGTTACCTGATAAATACCTCAAGGGGAAGCGTCGTTGAGACTGAAGCTATAGTTGAGGCCCTTAAAGAGGGAAGACTTGAAGGAGTTGCTCTTGATACCTTTGAGGGGGAAGAGGTCTGGACGGAGGAGGAACTAATAATATTTAGGGGAGAAAAGGACGTATCTCCTGAAATCCTTAAGAAGGCGATTGAGAGTTTTTCGTTAACTCAGTTTGATAACGTTATCCTTACACCTCACAACGCTTATAATACAGAAGAAGCAATAGAGCGAATACTAAGAAAAACTCTCCAAAATCTAATTGATTTCAAAGAAAAAGGAAGGTGTAAGTATCCAGTATAA
- a CDS encoding peptidyl-prolyl cis-trans isomerase encodes MRTLIPILLAFLISTNAPAECSSNTVLAKVDGKEITLSYFKYVEETIPNWALNKYYGGNRGKEKLLEKIAQRTLILVDAEKRGTFKKEPLRSKVKRFEMKRLAYEYINERLKNVKISDEEIQKALQKYPPEERKKKLKSVKASLMAKKIISEREKIISNVKKKIEVINPNPKKPNDVVGKVDGKEVRFSEISPLISGKSNKRKIERALETYALYKLALKENLDRREEFKNSLRAFKEKLAVKEFEREILSSVKVTDEEIKNYYEKHKSEFKAPGTAKVKIFVFESEEEAKRSLSRLKKGEREERAIPENSLRTAREWLVSSEDKNNPVSLLVFSSKERYNILKLPNGKVLLIEVLEKKEPKPLPYGDAYSRVKSKLFTEKARSLFKKRMEELKRKYGEEIYRENLRCAWKEESN; translated from the coding sequence ATGAGAACCCTAATTCCCATCCTTCTGGCGTTCCTCATATCAACAAACGCTCCTGCTGAGTGCAGTTCTAACACTGTACTGGCAAAGGTTGACGGGAAAGAGATTACGCTCTCCTACTTTAAGTACGTTGAGGAGACCATTCCAAACTGGGCCCTCAATAAGTACTACGGAGGAAACAGAGGAAAGGAGAAGCTCCTAGAGAAGATAGCCCAGAGGACATTAATACTCGTTGACGCTGAAAAGAGAGGGACTTTTAAGAAAGAGCCCCTGAGAAGTAAGGTTAAACGATTTGAAATGAAGAGGCTAGCCTACGAGTACATCAACGAAAGGCTGAAAAACGTTAAGATCTCCGATGAAGAGATCCAAAAAGCCCTTCAAAAGTACCCTCCGGAGGAGAGGAAAAAGAAACTAAAGTCGGTTAAAGCCTCCCTAATGGCAAAGAAGATAATCTCTGAAAGGGAAAAGATAATCTCTAATGTGAAAAAGAAGATAGAAGTAATAAACCCAAACCCCAAGAAGCCCAACGACGTTGTAGGAAAAGTAGATGGGAAGGAGGTAAGGTTCTCTGAAATCTCCCCCCTAATCAGCGGAAAATCAAACAAAAGGAAAATAGAGAGAGCCCTTGAAACTTACGCCCTGTATAAGCTTGCCCTTAAGGAAAACCTTGATAGGAGGGAGGAGTTTAAAAACTCTTTAAGGGCATTTAAGGAGAAGTTAGCAGTTAAGGAGTTTGAAAGGGAAATCCTATCTTCCGTAAAGGTAACAGATGAGGAGATTAAGAATTACTACGAAAAGCACAAAAGCGAGTTTAAAGCTCCCGGAACGGCAAAAGTTAAGATTTTCGTCTTTGAGAGTGAGGAGGAGGCTAAGAGGAGCCTTAGTAGACTTAAAAAGGGTGAAAGAGAGGAAAGGGCAATCCCGGAAAATTCCTTAAGAACCGCTAGGGAATGGCTAGTATCATCGGAGGATAAGAATAACCCTGTTTCCCTACTGGTATTCAGTTCAAAGGAGAGGTACAACATCTTAAAGTTGCCAAACGGGAAAGTCCTTTTAATAGAGGTTCTTGAAAAGAAGGAGCCTAAACCCCTTCCTTACGGAGACGCCTACTCAAGGGTAAAGAGTAAGCTCTTTACTGAGAAGGCAAGATCCCTATTTAAAAAGAGAATGGAGGAACTAAAGAGGAAGTACGGGGAGGAGATATACAGGGAGAACCTAAGGTGTGCCTGGAAGGAGGAGTCCAACTAG
- a CDS encoding FAD-dependent oxidoreductase translates to MFKEDRNLALKLYRKRLKRKKCFRLSFLLPGLGQFCQDRKVSGSLFFLLFSFPFYYLYLIGDLLSYGGISLILSQLTLYILQLYDAYKRTFRETSPCEDSCPAGVVVPTFMGFCQKGDFEKAFASFLLRAPFPFTLGEICPAECEKKCGILPGRSLRIREVHRELARIVLESMEIGEREPFFPRVNRKVAVVGGGVAGLTVSYYLASCGLSVEIFEKENHLGGILNYVPDFKLNKELFKREIEFITSFKNVKVHTGVELKERPEGFDVVVVCVGSQVERKFPVNSPRVIYPLSFLKNPPSLSGKRVLIIGAGDTAFDVARLTVKRGGEAVVLYRGEVKGVRASDKEVRDSLKEGVKLYTGCELLKIEGGRALFSCGSFDFDYIVPAIGFDRDLRLIESLNGDFVTGDAASGMTTAVEAIGRARETAYRVLKSLGLSDRAWFMEDYYVKEPQTISGENLFVVSESSLCQHCGMKVRS, encoded by the coding sequence ATGTTTAAGGAAGATAGGAATTTAGCCTTAAAGCTTTACAGGAAGCGTTTAAAGAGGAAGAAGTGTTTCCGCCTTTCATTTCTACTTCCCGGACTTGGGCAGTTTTGTCAGGATAGAAAAGTTTCTGGATCTTTATTCTTCCTCCTTTTTTCATTCCCCTTTTACTACTTGTACCTGATTGGGGATCTTCTCTCCTACGGCGGGATTTCCCTTATCCTTTCCCAGTTAACCCTTTACATCCTCCAGCTTTACGATGCCTACAAGAGAACCTTTAGGGAGACATCTCCCTGTGAAGATTCCTGTCCGGCCGGAGTCGTTGTTCCCACTTTTATGGGCTTTTGTCAAAAGGGAGACTTTGAAAAAGCTTTTGCTTCCTTCCTCTTAAGAGCTCCTTTTCCGTTTACCTTGGGGGAAATCTGTCCGGCCGAGTGTGAGAAGAAGTGTGGGATTCTTCCCGGAAGGAGTTTGAGAATTAGGGAAGTCCACAGGGAGCTTGCAAGGATAGTCCTTGAGAGTATGGAAATAGGGGAGAGGGAACCTTTCTTCCCCAGAGTTAATAGGAAAGTTGCAGTGGTTGGGGGAGGTGTTGCCGGTTTAACCGTTTCCTACTACTTAGCTTCCTGTGGTTTAAGTGTAGAGATATTTGAGAAGGAGAACCATCTTGGAGGGATCCTTAACTACGTTCCTGATTTTAAGCTAAATAAAGAGCTCTTTAAGAGGGAAATTGAGTTTATAACTTCTTTTAAGAACGTTAAAGTTCATACTGGAGTTGAGTTAAAGGAAAGGCCTGAAGGTTTTGACGTTGTAGTTGTTTGTGTAGGTTCTCAGGTTGAGAGGAAGTTTCCCGTTAATTCACCTAGGGTTATCTATCCCCTTTCCTTTTTAAAGAATCCTCCTTCTCTTTCTGGAAAGAGAGTTTTAATTATCGGGGCAGGAGATACTGCATTTGACGTTGCAAGGTTAACAGTGAAGAGGGGAGGGGAGGCAGTTGTCCTTTATAGAGGTGAAGTTAAAGGGGTTAGAGCTTCTGACAAGGAAGTTAGGGACTCTTTAAAAGAAGGAGTTAAACTCTACACAGGATGTGAGCTTTTAAAGATTGAAGGGGGCAGAGCTCTCTTTTCTTGCGGCTCCTTTGACTTTGATTACATAGTTCCTGCTATCGGCTTTGATAGGGACTTGAGGTTAATAGAGTCCCTAAACGGTGACTTCGTTACAGGGGATGCTGCTTCCGGTATGACCACCGCCGTAGAGGCCATAGGTAGGGCAAGGGAGACTGCTTACAGAGTTTTAAAGAGTTTGGGCCTTTCAGATAGGGCTTGGTTTATGGAGGATTACTACGTTAAGGAACCCCAGACTATTAGTGGGGAAAACCTATTCGTTGTTTCTGAGAGTTCCCTGTGTCAGCACTGTGGGATGAAGGTAAGAAGTTAG
- the mqnE gene encoding aminofutalosine synthase MqnE: MGKVLDFVRDKELLPIAEKVFEGERLSFEDGVKLFRSSDIHTIGFLANLVCERRSGKFVYFNVNLHVTPTNICVGTCKFCAFRKKKGEEGAYQLTVEEILEKVSSHKEKNPGITEVHIVGGLHPDWGLGEYLSIVKAVREAFPDVYIKAYTAEEIKYIADKSGLSVEEVLKKLIDAGLGSLPGGGGEIFAEGIRERLCPDKITGDEYLEVHKTAHRLGLKSNATMLFGHIESYEDRVDHLLRLREAQDETGGFQTFIPLAFHPLNTQVENASYTTGFDEIKTVAVSRLMLDNFPHVKAYWIMLGEKIAQLALQFGADDIDGTVVEEDITQAAGGRAGQYISKNRLIRLIKEAGKVPVERDTLYNVIKVYWEEE; encoded by the coding sequence ATGGGTAAGGTTTTAGATTTTGTAAGAGATAAGGAACTTTTACCTATAGCAGAGAAAGTTTTTGAAGGAGAGAGGTTATCTTTTGAGGATGGGGTTAAGCTCTTTAGGAGCTCTGATATTCATACTATAGGTTTTCTTGCCAATTTGGTCTGTGAGAGGAGAAGCGGTAAGTTTGTTTATTTTAACGTTAACCTTCACGTTACTCCGACGAACATATGCGTTGGAACTTGTAAGTTTTGTGCTTTTAGGAAGAAGAAGGGGGAGGAAGGGGCTTATCAATTAACTGTTGAGGAAATTCTTGAAAAGGTTTCTTCCCATAAGGAGAAGAATCCCGGTATAACTGAGGTTCATATAGTAGGGGGGCTTCATCCGGATTGGGGGCTTGGGGAGTACTTGTCAATAGTTAAGGCTGTAAGAGAGGCCTTTCCTGATGTTTATATTAAGGCCTATACAGCTGAAGAGATTAAGTATATTGCCGATAAGTCTGGTCTTTCTGTTGAGGAAGTTTTAAAGAAGTTAATTGATGCGGGATTAGGTTCTCTTCCGGGTGGCGGAGGGGAAATTTTTGCTGAGGGTATTAGGGAGAGGCTTTGTCCCGATAAGATAACTGGAGATGAGTATCTTGAAGTACATAAAACTGCTCATCGTTTAGGTTTAAAGAGCAATGCTACTATGCTTTTTGGTCATATTGAGAGTTATGAGGATAGGGTTGATCACTTGTTGAGGTTGAGGGAGGCTCAGGATGAAACTGGGGGATTTCAGACTTTTATACCTTTGGCTTTTCATCCTTTAAATACTCAGGTCGAAAATGCTAGTTATACTACCGGTTTTGATGAAATTAAAACTGTTGCCGTTAGTAGGCTTATGTTAGATAACTTCCCTCACGTTAAGGCTTACTGGATTATGCTTGGTGAGAAGATTGCTCAGCTTGCTCTTCAGTTTGGTGCTGATGATATTGATGGAACTGTTGTTGAAGAGGATATAACTCAGGCTGCTGGTGGAAGGGCCGGTCAGTATATTTCTAAGAATAGGTTAATAAGGCTTATTAAAGAGGCTGGTAAAGTTCCCGTTGAGAGGGATACTCTCTATAACGTTATTAAAGTTTACTGGGAGGAAGAATGA
- the mqnE gene encoding aminofutalosine synthase MqnE, which produces MFDFRLVEDRDLIPIAEKILEGERLSFEDGVRLFRSSDILTIGKLADIVNRRLNGNFVYFTVNRHVNLTNICVGTCKFCAFRKRKGEEGAYQLTVDEVLEKVRNSGFIREVHIVSGLHPDWGLDDYLEFVRAIREEFPDVKIQAFTAEEIDYFSRKESVPLEDVIREVAASGVDALPGGGAEIFSEEVRQRLCPEKLSSERYLLIHRIAHSYGIRSNASILYGHIESYEDRVDHLLRLRKLQDETGGFMAFISFAYQPKNTQLGGSYTTGFDDLKMLAVSRLFLDNFRHVRAFWITLGEKLAQTSLHFGVDDLDGTVVEETITRSAGAESSSYMPKGRLVKLIKESGRIPVERDTLYNVVEVIDG; this is translated from the coding sequence ATGTTTGACTTTAGACTCGTTGAAGATAGAGATTTAATTCCTATAGCAGAGAAGATCCTTGAAGGAGAAAGGCTATCCTTTGAGGATGGAGTTAGGCTTTTTAGGAGCTCTGATATCTTAACGATTGGGAAGCTTGCAGATATCGTTAATAGGCGTTTAAACGGCAATTTCGTTTACTTTACTGTAAACAGGCACGTTAACCTAACAAATATATGTGTTGGAACCTGTAAATTCTGTGCTTTTAGGAAGAGGAAGGGAGAAGAGGGAGCTTATCAGCTTACTGTTGATGAGGTTTTAGAGAAAGTTAGAAATTCTGGTTTTATAAGGGAAGTTCACATTGTAAGCGGTCTTCATCCAGATTGGGGGCTAGATGATTACCTAGAATTTGTTAGGGCTATAAGGGAAGAATTTCCGGATGTGAAAATTCAGGCTTTTACTGCTGAGGAGATTGATTACTTTTCGAGGAAGGAGTCTGTTCCCTTGGAGGACGTTATAAGGGAAGTTGCAGCCTCTGGTGTTGATGCCCTTCCTGGTGGGGGTGCTGAAATCTTTTCTGAGGAAGTTAGGCAGAGGCTTTGTCCTGAGAAGCTTAGCTCTGAAAGGTACCTTTTAATTCACCGCATAGCTCACTCTTACGGTATAAGGAGTAACGCCTCTATTCTCTACGGTCATATTGAGAGTTATGAGGATAGGGTTGATCACTTGTTGAGGTTGAGGAAGCTCCAGGACGAAACTGGGGGTTTTATGGCTTTTATCTCCTTTGCTTATCAGCCGAAGAATACTCAGCTTGGAGGAAGTTATACAACTGGTTTTGATGACTTGAAGATGCTTGCCGTTAGCAGGCTCTTCCTAGATAACTTCCGTCACGTTAGGGCTTTTTGGATAACACTTGGGGAGAAGTTAGCTCAAACCTCTCTCCATTTTGGAGTTGATGACCTTGATGGGACCGTTGTTGAGGAGACTATTACCCGTTCTGCAGGTGCTGAAAGTTCATCTTACATGCCTAAGGGTAGGTTGGTAAAGCTTATTAAAGAATCTGGAAGGATTCCCGTTGAAAGGGATACCCTTTACAACGTTGTTGAGGTGATTGATGGGTAA
- a CDS encoding ADP-ribosylglycohydrolase family protein, producing MLKEKIRGAVLGGIIGDALGTLVEDMDRETVKRAYGGAILGFMEPSHLSVCPFLKKGQYSHESQIFLLALKVYAEKGYFDETLYIEKLVEWVKDEKSHRYPSGAHVNAALSYAAGLEPEEARVKACDVDGAIPAVASGLFRWDNSFEAYQEGAYVASITHSDETLVDSAGILAAAVSSVVGGRVELSTLESKLSFVDSLRELSKSENVKGYLDLLIQVLKRGEVPLDEVILLIGNGTFAPETLTLSLYIFLRYPNSFKRALLSAVNSYGDFGGDTDAVGFITGTLSGGYLSVSAVPREWIECLEGLRDIEITIEKFIEKIQI from the coding sequence ATGTTAAAGGAGAAGATAAGAGGAGCGGTACTAGGAGGAATAATTGGAGATGCACTAGGAACCTTAGTCGAGGATATGGATAGGGAGACTGTGAAGAGGGCATACGGAGGAGCCATCTTAGGTTTTATGGAGCCCTCACACCTTTCCGTCTGCCCCTTCTTAAAGAAGGGGCAATACTCCCACGAAAGTCAAATCTTTCTCCTAGCTCTCAAAGTCTACGCAGAGAAAGGCTACTTTGACGAGACCCTCTACATTGAGAAGTTGGTGGAGTGGGTAAAGGACGAGAAGTCCCACAGGTACCCATCAGGAGCCCACGTAAACGCTGCCCTCTCGTACGCTGCAGGCCTTGAGCCGGAAGAGGCAAGGGTAAAGGCCTGCGACGTTGACGGAGCTATACCAGCCGTTGCATCAGGACTGTTTAGGTGGGATAACTCCTTTGAGGCATACCAGGAAGGTGCCTACGTAGCATCAATAACCCACTCTGATGAAACGCTGGTAGACTCTGCAGGAATTCTGGCTGCAGCGGTCTCATCGGTCGTTGGAGGAAGGGTTGAGCTTTCAACCCTTGAAAGTAAGCTCTCCTTCGTTGACTCCCTAAGGGAGCTCTCAAAAAGCGAGAACGTTAAAGGCTACCTTGACCTACTAATTCAGGTCTTAAAGAGGGGAGAGGTTCCCCTTGACGAGGTTATCCTTCTGATTGGAAACGGAACGTTTGCCCCAGAGACCTTAACCCTTTCACTCTACATCTTCCTCAGATACCCTAACTCTTTTAAGAGAGCTCTCCTTAGTGCAGTTAACTCCTACGGCGACTTTGGAGGAGATACTGATGCAGTAGGTTTTATAACGGGAACTCTCTCCGGAGGGTACCTTTCAGTCTCTGCAGTTCCAAGGGAGTGGATTGAGTGCTTAGAAGGTTTAAGAGATATTGAGATTACAATTGAAAAGTTTATTGAGAAGATACAAATCTGA